In the Kaistella sp. 97-N-M2 genome, one interval contains:
- the kbl gene encoding glycine C-acetyltransferase, with amino-acid sequence MISKNYLENLQQELHNIKNDGLFKTERIITSQQAAEIEVNGKKLLNFCANNYLGLSNNPDVMKASQDMIESHGYGMSSVRFICGTQDIHKELEAKISIFLGMEDTILYAACFDANGGVFEPLFTEEDAIISDELNHASIIDGVRLCKAARYRYKNNNMQDLEDQLKAASEKNHRFKIIVTDGVFSMDGIVANLKGVCDLAEKYDALVMVDDSHATGFIGKTGRGTHESNEVMGRVDIITSTLGKALGGALGGFTSGKKEIIDMLRQRSRPYLFSNSLAPGIVGAAIKVLDMISDDCTLRDQVMENAEYFRKEMKAKGFDIPDGDAAIVPVMLYDAPLAQKMAEQLVEEGIYVIGFFYPVVPKGKARIRVQLSASHTRAQLDKAIAAFEKVGKTLDVI; translated from the coding sequence ATGATCTCTAAAAATTATCTGGAAAACTTACAGCAGGAACTTCACAATATTAAAAACGACGGACTTTTTAAAACCGAAAGAATCATTACGTCGCAGCAAGCGGCCGAAATCGAAGTCAACGGTAAAAAACTGCTGAACTTCTGTGCCAACAATTATTTGGGCCTGTCCAACAATCCGGACGTGATGAAGGCTTCTCAGGATATGATCGAAAGCCACGGTTACGGCATGTCTTCAGTTCGTTTTATTTGTGGAACTCAGGATATCCATAAAGAGCTGGAAGCCAAAATTTCCATATTTTTGGGTATGGAAGATACCATTTTGTATGCTGCCTGCTTCGACGCGAACGGTGGCGTTTTCGAACCGCTTTTTACAGAGGAAGATGCCATTATTTCCGATGAATTAAATCACGCTTCTATCATTGACGGCGTGCGTTTGTGTAAAGCTGCGCGCTACCGATACAAAAATAATAACATGCAAGATTTGGAAGACCAGTTAAAAGCGGCATCCGAAAAAAATCACCGTTTCAAAATTATTGTAACCGACGGCGTTTTCTCGATGGACGGAATTGTAGCCAATTTGAAAGGAGTTTGCGACTTAGCGGAGAAATATGATGCCCTGGTAATGGTGGACGATTCTCATGCTACCGGATTTATTGGTAAAACCGGTCGTGGGACGCATGAATCCAACGAGGTGATGGGAAGGGTTGATATTATTACATCTACTTTAGGGAAAGCTTTGGGCGGCGCTTTGGGCGGCTTTACATCAGGCAAAAAAGAAATTATCGATATGTTGAGACAGCGCTCTCGTCCGTATTTATTTAGTAATTCTCTGGCGCCCGGGATCGTTGGTGCAGCCATAAAAGTATTGGATATGATTTCCGACGACTGCACGTTGAGAGATCAGGTTATGGAAAACGCGGAATATTTCCGGAAAGAAATGAAAGCAAAAGGTTTCGATATTCCGGACGGAGACGCGGCCATTGTTCCCGTAATGCTTTACGACGCACCTTTGGCTCAGAAAATGGCCGAACAACTCGTCGAAGAAGGTATTTACGTTATCGGATTCTTTTATCCCGTAGTTCCGAAAGGAAAAGCCAGAATTAGAGTACAGCTTTCGGCCTCCCACACTAGAGCGCAGTTGGATAAAGCCATCGCTGCTTTTGAGAAGGTAGGTAAAACTTTGGATGTAATCTAA
- a CDS encoding DUF4268 domain-containing protein, translating to MFNKQEAQQLRKDFWIAFGKSFPRKWILYDTKIKDFSFKFYADPKKAEVSLDIEMNDELFRNAYYEKIWSLEDLLKEEIGAFQKEEFYTLENGKVIARIWVTKENVSIYNKNTWQEIFEFFVEKMEGFERLYYEYEDFIKDV from the coding sequence ATGTTTAACAAACAGGAAGCACAACAACTTCGAAAAGACTTTTGGATTGCTTTTGGCAAGAGTTTTCCGCGCAAATGGATTCTTTATGATACGAAAATTAAAGATTTTTCCTTTAAATTTTATGCCGATCCGAAAAAGGCCGAAGTTTCTCTGGATATTGAAATGAACGACGAACTCTTTCGCAATGCATATTATGAAAAGATCTGGTCCTTGGAAGATCTTTTGAAAGAAGAAATTGGCGCCTTTCAGAAAGAGGAATTTTATACGCTGGAAAACGGAAAAGTGATCGCAAGAATTTGGGTAACAAAAGAAAATGTCTCCATCTACAACAAAAATACGTGGCAGGAAATTTTCGAGTTTTTTGTGGAAAAAATGGAAGGCTTTGAGCGGCTTTATTATGAGTACGAAGATTTTATTAAAGATGTTTAA
- the gldG gene encoding gliding motility-associated ABC transporter substrate-binding protein GldG, whose translation MKKKNIIYLIFGGFLLLGAFGIFSQRFDLTQEKRYTLAESTVKILKSVDRPLNVVVYLEGDFPASFRQLQNETKFILEEFRKINPKIEFEFIDPIKTKMSKDTLAAMGIQPSILPDMKDGKISEIVMFPYAALKYKSSGFSIPLIINQTGIDASEQLNRSIENLEYNFASNIKLLTEDRKKTVGILINQDELGPTQFQGFMEMALENYNAGPIIPADQKELSLADIPKLKRMDALVIAKPRKAFTENEKVILDQYIMNGGKTLWMIDAVNAEMDTLFQSRKIMAYPMETNLTDFFFNYGIRINAGLVKDLKKSALIRIVSGEVAGNPQYSSFLWPYFPLGIAEDENPITKNINPVKFEFPTSIDTLGRKNIKTKVLFESSERTNVKQVPNYVALSEIVLSDSLSEFDQPTAPKIFAVSLEGKFTSAYASRSERNSYPNFKPQSSENKMIVIADGDVGRNQMYKGKALPLGEDLLTKQTYGNEQFLRNALDFLLDDSNIMDLRNRNIEARLLDRQRIDEEKTKWQWINLLFPLAIIVLLGAVFCWWRKRKFQ comes from the coding sequence ATGAAGAAAAAAAATATCATTTATCTTATTTTTGGCGGCTTTTTGCTGCTCGGCGCTTTCGGAATTTTTTCTCAGCGCTTCGATCTTACGCAGGAAAAAAGATATACGCTTGCCGAATCTACGGTAAAAATTTTAAAATCCGTCGACAGGCCTTTAAATGTGGTGGTTTATCTCGAAGGTGACTTTCCGGCGAGTTTTCGTCAGCTTCAGAATGAAACAAAATTTATATTAGAGGAATTCCGCAAAATCAACCCAAAAATCGAGTTTGAATTTATTGACCCCATCAAAACAAAAATGTCGAAAGATACTTTGGCGGCCATGGGAATTCAGCCTTCCATCCTACCCGACATGAAGGACGGCAAAATCTCCGAAATTGTGATGTTTCCCTATGCCGCTTTAAAATATAAGTCGTCTGGATTTTCAATTCCTTTGATTATCAATCAAACCGGCATCGACGCGTCTGAACAGTTGAACAGATCCATCGAAAATCTGGAATATAATTTCGCTTCGAACATCAAATTACTTACAGAAGATCGCAAAAAAACCGTAGGAATCTTAATTAATCAGGATGAATTAGGTCCCACCCAATTCCAGGGATTTATGGAAATGGCCCTCGAAAATTACAACGCCGGACCTATTATCCCGGCAGATCAAAAAGAACTTTCGCTTGCCGATATTCCGAAACTGAAAAGAATGGACGCTCTTGTGATCGCGAAACCGCGCAAGGCTTTTACGGAAAACGAAAAGGTAATTTTGGATCAGTACATCATGAACGGCGGCAAAACGCTGTGGATGATTGATGCCGTAAATGCGGAGATGGACACGCTTTTTCAATCCAGAAAGATAATGGCGTACCCCATGGAAACCAATTTAACCGATTTCTTTTTCAATTACGGGATCAGAATTAATGCAGGATTGGTGAAAGATTTAAAAAAATCTGCACTTATTAGAATTGTCTCTGGCGAAGTTGCAGGAAACCCGCAGTACAGCAGTTTTCTGTGGCCTTATTTTCCTTTGGGAATTGCTGAAGATGAAAATCCCATCACGAAAAATATTAATCCCGTTAAGTTTGAATTTCCGACGTCGATTGATACATTAGGACGCAAAAACATCAAGACAAAAGTACTTTTTGAATCTAGTGAGAGAACGAATGTGAAGCAGGTGCCAAATTATGTAGCGTTATCAGAAATTGTGCTGAGCGATTCGTTAAGCGAGTTCGATCAACCCACTGCGCCAAAAATTTTTGCTGTAAGTCTGGAGGGAAAATTCACTTCCGCATATGCATCGCGAAGCGAACGAAATTCTTACCCTAATTTTAAACCGCAAAGTTCCGAGAACAAAATGATCGTGATTGCAGACGGAGATGTGGGAAGAAATCAGATGTATAAGGGGAAAGCCCTGCCTTTAGGTGAAGATCTTCTTACGAAACAGACCTACGGCAACGAGCAGTTTTTAAGAAATGCGCTGGATTTTCTGTTAGACGATTCCAATATTATGGATTTGCGAAACAGAAATATCGAAGCCAGATTGCTGGACCGCCAAAGAATTGACGAAGAAAAAACAAAATGGCAATGGATCAATCTGTTATTTCCTTTAGCCATCATCGTACTTTTGGGCGCCGTATTTTGCTGGTGGCGAAAAAGGAAATTTCAATAA